The Acipenser ruthenus chromosome 25, fAciRut3.2 maternal haplotype, whole genome shotgun sequence genome has a window encoding:
- the LOC131701477 gene encoding class E basic helix-loop-helix protein 40-like yields the protein MERITTAQPPPSCIGKLSSLENTDMQGMDFSHLYVYKPRRGIKRGEDSKETYKLPHRLIEKKRRDRINECIAQLKDLLPEHLKLTTLGHLEKAVVLELTLKHVKTLTSLIEQQQQKIIALQNGLHVGEQSVQSHDDSEEFFRSGFHMCAKEVLEYLSKQENSRELTPSNMMNHLHKVASEVLQDSPSVRTEEQILKALDLKDEPSTSSQPRSFEGRGKNCVPVIQRTYTQAGGELSGSDTDTDSGYGGEVEKNDSATNWQSYSKENELKYTMTGRVSCIKQESEDPPAKRMRTESSEEESLSGGELMGMHSSFLGLSPHQTPMCMPFYFIPPSAAAYLPMLEKCWYPASVLYPGLPASASPLTGVLNPDKHPSSLLMSPRVGSPVAAQTPMDSPALLQALKHVLPVNLGTKD from the exons ATGGAAAGGATTACAACAGCACAGCCACCACCTTCCTGCATTGGGAAGCTTTCATCGCTGGAGAACACAGACATGCAAGG AATGGACTTTTCTCATTTGTATGTTTACAAACCAAGAAGAGGGATCAAACGGGGTGAAGATAGTAAG GAAACTTACAAATTGCCGCACAGACTAATAGAGAAGAAAAGACGTGATAGGATTAACGAGTGCATTGCCCAACTGAAGGATTTGTTGCCAGAACACCTTAAACTTACA acTTTGGGTCATTTGGAAAAGGCAGTGGTTCTGGAACTGACTCTGAAACACGTGAAAACACTAACAAGTCTTATCGAACAACAGCAGCAGAAAATCATTGCGCTGCAGAACGGCTTACACGTTG gGGAGCAGTCGGTTCAAAGCCATGATGACAGTGAGGAGTTTTTCCGTTCTGGGTTCCACATGTGTGCCAAAGAGGTGCTCGAGTACCTGTCAAAGCAGGAGAACAGCAGGGAGCTCACCCCTTCAAACATGATGAACCACCTCCACAAGGTGGCATCCGAGGTCCTGCAAGACTCTCCCAGTGTCCGAACAGAAGAGCAGATCCTCAAAGCACTCGACCTGAAAGACGAGCCCAGCACCTCCTCGCAACCTCGCAGCTTCGAGGGGCGCGGCAAAAACTGCGTGCCGGTCATCCAGAGGACGTACACCCAGGCGGGTGGGGAGCTAAGTGGGAGTGACACGGACACGGACAGCGGGTACGGAGGAGAGGTGGAGAAAAATGACTCTGCAACCAACTGGCAGTCCTACAGCAAAGAAAACGAACTGAAATACACGATGACGGGCAGGGTGAGCTGCATCAAACAGGAAAGCGAAGATCCGCCCGCAAAAAGGATGAGGACAGAATCGTCCGAAGAGGAGTCTCTGTCAGGCGGGGAGTTGATGGGGATGCACAGCAGCTTCTTGGGTTTATCCCCACACCAGACTCCTATGTGcatgcctttttattttatcCCACCGTCTGCGGCAGCTTATTTGCCAATGCTGGAGAAATGCTGGTACCCTGCTTCGGTCTTATACCCTGGTCTTCCAGCCTCGGCATCCCCTCTTACAGGGGTTCTGAATCCCGATAAGCACCCATCTTCTCTCCTAATGTCTCCAAGGGTAGGCTCGCCTGTAGCAGCCCAAACCCCTATGGACTCCCCCGCTTTGCTACAAGCTTTAAAGCACGTCCTTCCTGTGAACCTGGGAACCAAAGACTGA